attaatttgttattattatttatattagtttATAAACATCTATTAATGTTAATCCTGCGTATTTTATCTTTCTGTATATTTTCTAAACGTGTAAATACCGACATCGACATGTGTACATGTATAATATCAGATATTGGCATCGGTGCATCCCCACATAGGATGTGTATTTTAAAAGAGactcattatatatattttgcccTGTGCTGACTCTATTCCCCTCTTTGCCAGGCGTGGAGTGTGAGGTGGACATAAACGAGTGTGAGAGCGCCCCCTGTCAGaacagtggagtgtgtgaggacTTGGTGGCTGAATACAAGTGTCACTGTCCAGAGGCTGCAGCAGGACTAAAGGTGTGGGGGGGCCAGCAGTGTGCCGTGGAGCTGCTGGGCTGCCTCGGTCACCAGTGTCAGAACGGCGCCACCTGTCAGCCGTGGCTGGAGGGGGAGGAGCACAGACACACCTGTCTGTGTGCACCTGGTTTCTATGACGATGTTTGCTCCACCCCCACCACGttctctttccccaagccgggcTTCTTCCTCCTGGAGGTTCCTGTGGAGGAACGGAAGAAGCGTTCAGTGGAAACCGAGCGCCCCCTACAGGTGTGTTTGCGTTTCCGCACCACTCTACCTGACAGGTTGCTGTTCTTCCGAGGTAGCGTTGACCACTTTCTGTCTCTTGAACTGGTGGGAGGTGCCCTGCGAGCATGGGCAGAATCCACTGAGGGCGGAGTCTCGCTTCAGGTCGCTTCTTCTGGGCTGGTGAATGATGGGAACTggtatgaagtgtgtgtgagccTCGCTGTGGAGCCGGTTGAGCGGGCAGAGCTGGTGCTGGAGGTTAAAGGTCCAGGCTGTGGTAAAGACGGCTGTAGGGTGGAGCAAAGCACAGACCACGCCCCCTTCCTACAACACAACCAGCTAACACAGGTGTATGTGGGTGGAGCTCCGGATACCTACCTAAGCCTCACCCAGAGTAGACTTGGGTTTGTGGGCTGTATGGAGGACCTCCTTGTGGACGGGCGCACTATCCTACCGCAAGGAGCCAAGGGGGAGGAGCTTGAGCTGGGCTGCAGTAAGAGGGAGTGGTGTCAGGAAGAGCCACACCCCTGCAGTCACCATGGAGACTGTATTGACCTATGGACAACCTACCAGTGCTCCTGCCACAGACCATACCATGGAAAAGGCTGCAGCCAAGGTAACTAAAACTCGACCAATGTAAATATGGTTGGTGCAGGGCCTATAATTAATTCACAATAAAACGCACTAGAAGGCAGCTAAATAtgcatcatttaaaggaacactaggtaagataaGGAGAGTGGTTTTCTACTCTCCTCCATaagttgcatagtgcagtttcagcagtgctgagcctggagtagcaacaacagaggctctctTTTGCCTattagctgtaattttaaggtaaaatattacatagtgttcctttaaacagcTCATAACAGCTAgtgttttcatcattttttttacatttcaatatCATGCCCGGGGCTATATTTCAGTGTCATTTCTTTGTCTCCTCTTCTCAGAGTTCTCCTCTTGGACGTACGGTCACGAGAGCTCGTCCAGTTTCAGCTCCTTCGACCTGCAGGCGGGTCATGACGAGAACTTCAACATCTCTTTCTTCCTGCGCTCACGGAAGACAGACGGAGTTCTGCTGCAGTTGTGGGAGGCGGGTCTGAGCAGGGCAGAGGGGGAGGAGCCGTACCTGACCGTGTACCTGCAGATGGGGCGGGTACAGGTGAGCGCAGGTGGGCAGAGCTTGAGCTCACCTGTGTTCGTGTGTGACGGGAACAAGCAGCTGCTTCAGGTGGAGCTGCAGCAGGGCGACGTCGTCTTTAGCCAAGCGGGGTTCCGTTACCCACTCGGGTCCCTGACCTCGGTGACCCCACGCGAGGGGGACTCTGTGTATTTGGGAGGGCTGCCAGATGAGGGGCTGGCGAGCAGGTGGGGGGGACAGTATAAAGGCTGCTTGCAGGATGTAAGACTGGACAACGTGCGTCTGGATGTAGATGCGTGGAACAGCACAAACAACGACACGGTTTATGTCCCCAGCAACGCAGAAAACGTCCTGCCTGGCTGCATCAGCGATGACATGTGCAaggtatgcacacacacacacacacacacacacgtgagtTAACactttgtttactacataattccttatgtgttccttcatattcatttacaatgtagaaaataatattaaataaaaacactaagaaaaaccattgaatgagaaagtgtgtccaaacttttgactggtgttgtacattcacaacatgtggaaaacggcccaaaacaaaggaaaccctccctgagtgggcgtgtccaaacatttgactggtccTGTATATAattaactttgtgtgtgtgtgtatgtgtgtgtgttcatttcttTGGAAGGTGGAGCCATGTATGAACGGAGGGGAGTGTTCGGTCACCTGGAATGATTACTCCTGTTCGTGTCCTCCGAGCTACACTGGGAAGTCCTGCGAGAcccgagtgtggtgtgtgagtgatccATGTGTAAACGGAGGCCGCTGTGTGGATCTTCCAGACGGATACGAGTGTACGTTcctctcagcacacacacattccaccaCAATTCACACTCAAAcaaaaatatcagaaaaattaTGTGCTGGAAGAGGTAGGTGAACCCAGTAGTTTTTGGGAAGGAGTCCAGGGAGGCTTTTAAATACATGAAGAatgaagagtgtgagagagagagggatcctggaatcaggtgtgtgttgttgtagattAACGAGTGTGTGCCTtcatgtgtgttttacaggtgtaGCTAACGCCACCTTTGATAACTCCCCCCTTCACTTCACTGCGAAAGGCTCTCTGACCATAGCAGTGACCAACGTCACGGTGGAGGTGCGGACACGGCAGGAGAACGGCGTCCTGCTGAGGGCGTGGAAGGGTGCGGAGTTTCTCCTGATTGGTCTGCTGGACGGCGTGGTGAGGGCGGAGTTTCACAGCGAGGACAGACCAGAGCCGTTAGCGTTTTCCGGGTCACAGCTGATCGCAGATGGACTCTGGCATCGCCTTGACATTGCAATGGAGCACCCAGAGCAAGAGGCGTCGCCATGGGTGATCAGCGTGGACGGGGTCACCGACGGCAGCAGCGCTCCAGAGCATGCTGGGAGTCTGCAGTTCCTCAGTGACGTAACGAGTGAAGTGGCGCTGGCGGAGAGCTACACCGGCTGCCTGGGTGTGGTCAGGGTGGGCGGAGCGTACCTGCCCTACACTGATGATGTCGTAGCACCGCAGGTGATGCGTTTCCGTCGGCGCCGTGGCGAGCGGGCACGGCTGGGATGCCTCGGCGCCCCCGTGTGTCGGTCCGATCCTTGTCAGAACGGGGGAACCTGCGAGGACGTGTTCCACCTGTTCCACTGCGCTTGCCCGACTGGGTGGGAGGGGCTCACCTGTGAAACCAACACAGACGAGTGCGCCTCAAGTCCCTGTCTCCACGGCACCTGCAGGGACAAGCTTGGGGGGTTCGAATGCGATTGTGAACCAGGATATGAAGGAGCCACCTGCGCTCAGGACAAGGACGAGTGTAAAGACTCACCCTGCAAAAACAGAGCCACATGCGTGGACGGAGTTAACAagtacagctgtgtgtgtgctcgcGGATACAGTGGGAAAAATTGCCAGTgagtattctctctctctctgtctcaaagCTGAGCAGAGAAGGGATTTCTACAAAAATGCAGCCTAATAattctttaaagcaacactatgtcatatttttaccttaaaataacagcttgaaaatcattgtgatgctccactgagctgtaatagtgagaatagagcctctgtttctATTCTGGGTTCAACAatgcagaaaccacactatgtaagttttggaggagggtaggaaaccaccatcaccaccaccccTGCCACCTCCTCATTGATTTCAAtactgtgctgtaaaaatgaattacactagggggagccccaggagcaaaaacccagagtcttacttagtgttcctttaaaactaaatgtatgaaatattaATGGGTAAAGAGATGAAAGACATGATGAAAAATGATTCAAAGATATTGAATTGAAACATGATTATACTGGAGTTTGGACATCTCCTGCACCCCGAGTGAGAAAGTTCTTGGGGAAACGGAGTAGTAGCAAATTGTAAATACccctataaatatttaaagagctGATAATCCTTAGGAGAACATTTATTCGAGGATGAAAACAATGTGTATAAAATTTGGCCAGTGGTCACAGCTGACCATTTCTGTGTTCTTTAAAAGGCATCTGAATCAAGCTGTAATTTGTCCTCCTTCAGGTGGAACTTCCCTCCTCAGAAGTGTGAGAACCTGAAGTGTGAGAACGGAGGGGTGTGTCGAGATGCGTCATGGGGGGCTGAGTGTGTATGCACCCCAGGATTCACAGGATACAGgtgggctcacacacacatttccgtGGTCTTACTGACCTTGTTTATAGCccacaacacaaacactttactgccttaaaggaacactacattatatttttactttaaaatcatGGCGATGCTCCACTgcgctgtaacagagagaacagagagtgtgtcgttgctactccaggctccgtactgcagaaactgcacgatgagagcagtgtgtgttgctTTTTGAGCAGAAAAATAGGAGGAGCTTTTATTGTCATATGTTGCTTTTAATTTGAAGCCTTTTTTGAAGACATACGCTCTCATTATTCATACATTTACacgtttgtttatattttctgtaacGTCTTTATGGGGCCAACGTATAAAACCACTTATAAAACGTGCTGCTGCCCAAATGCTTGAGATATAACTGCTGTATGACGCATGTTCTTTCTGTATCTGACAAAGACTAGTccctgaaactgtgtgtgtttttctatgCAGGTGTGAGACTGAGATTAACGAGTGCATTTCCAGTCCGTGCCTGAACGGAGGGACGTGTTTGGATCGTCTGAGCTTCTTCCAGTGTGTGTGCGCTGCGGGTTTCAGTGGACCATACTGTGAAACTAATGTATGTGCAAATAAGCCTCGTTAAATTACACAATATTAGacttgtattatattatatttataagaGTCTTGTCCATTGCTGGTGGAAACCTGCCGCTGTGTGTTTCTTTGCAGAAAGAGGCTCAGAGGGAGCGGATGCCATGGCTGGTGGTGGCGATCCCATTGGCCTGCGGCTGTGTTCTCTTGGCCGTCATTGGTCTTATATTTATGTTGATGACAGCACGCAGGAAGCGTCAGTCCGAGGGGGCGTACTCTCCCAGCCAGCAGGAGGTAGCAGGTGCTCGACTGGAGATGGACAGCATGCTGAAAGTCCCGCCGGAGGAACGGCTCATCTGAGACAATCACAGTGGCCACTAGGCCACTACCTTAAACTCAAAGGTAGATGAACCACCAGGATGTGCTGGTGAACCAACATCTGAGCTCCTTTCAAGTTGTAGCGTGGCTGCTGCCACTGTTTTAGCTGATGGTCACGGATAAAAGAATGTGAAAAACTACTGAAGCTGATTAGAGACTAATTAAAGGGACGCTCTGTggtgtgtaaaaaaaatgtaacccTTGTTACATCAACTGTAAAAATGCCCACAAAAATGCTGCAGTAGGCTCTTAAATCTGGAAGCTGGGAGGGGTTTTTGAAACTTATAACTGCTTTCCTACCCACCTCCAgacattacatagtgcagtttctgcagtgctgagcccagagtagcaatgacagatgccctattctccctattacagctcagtggagcatcacaatgattttgaagctgtaatgttaatggaaaaatattacctagtgttcctttaacaacaCAAAGGAATGATTTGTTTgcaataaattaaaatacaaatatcaatataaataacAGCCATAACAATAAGAACAGCATCAGATAATCAGTCCAGAAGTGGATGTGGTTAGTTGTCCATGTTCCATTTAAAGAcactgtgcttttattttataaatctcTGCCCTAGACACAGGAGGTAGAGCAAAATCCTCTAATCCACTGAAATAATCTGGTTTTTaggaacacaatcacacaccaccTTCACGTACTTTTACATTCCTCCACCAAGTTTTATCCACTGTTCATTTTCACATAAACACCAAATGAGGTCCACAGGCCAGCTGTGCTGGTCCACAGCTGGAGGTTATCTGGGCGGTGTCAGGTGTAAACAAGTAATCAGGTGCAGTTTTTACGTGTCACTGCACCTGCACTGAGTTCGGATGTTTGGTTTGTGGACGATAAATCTAAGTATTTTAGTGTCTGACGATTGTCCGATTTCTGTATGGTACTCTGCTGTAATTTAATGTTGAGTGACTTGGTTTTCAGTGAATTTTAGCCTAATGTTTTGTGGTTTCTGCTCTGTAATGTTCTCAGCACCAGCTGTAATCCCTGAGTCTGTGCTTGTACAGATACGACAGGTTATTAAAGAccccctccagtgaaaatccactgtttagccttgttagcatcTGCATGTGGTACTGTTAGATGACTGTTAGTCAGCGCTACGACTTAGCATTACTGGCTTCAAACGGCAGTGTTCCAAAGGCATTCTCAGAAACAAGGATTCAGAGGGCACAGGGATTCTGATGTCACACACCTAAGGATCCAATCCCCGGAAAGGAAGGTCAAGAATAAGATTTTAGGAAGTTAATTGATGATCGGAGAGGTACGTGAAGTAGTAGCGGACCAACACGTTCCTACAAATGTACTCTTTCACAGAAACTGTTCCAAGTTGTTAGCCTGTTTTGTAAAGCCCCACCACCTCATCAGCAGTTACTAAAGCACAAGTTTGAGGGCGGAGTTAGAATTTTACCATAGCCAATTACAGTGAGCAATCTGatacattaattaatattcatgagATAACCAATATACAGCATTAGGAGGAGACAGGACTAATAAAGACTAGAGAATTGTGAGCACTGCAGTTTAATTCTAGTCATGGGGCTGTTAAACCCTGTTCATATTTGTTTGGTTGTTGGAAATTACAGAACAAATGTGTAATATTACTCAGAGCCGTGTGTTTATTCCTAtactccccacacacacaaacttacaatGCATTCCACAGCTCTTCACAATGTGTGTATAGTGCTGTAAAGACATActaggtcttttttttttaatgtaaaaagtgtaaaatatgCTGTAATTAATGTGTGAAATATAGCCACTGAGGTCCACCTTAAGGGAGTTTCCTATGCAAAACAGAACTGTAGAAGTTTACAAACTAATGTGGCAGGAAGTCACGTGAGCTTTCCATAATAAAAGTACCTGTGTACATGACCATGACTCTTCTTATAGAAAACCCACGTGACTTCCTGCCACATTTGTTTGATTTCTCTCTGACAGAAATGAATGCGATGTATAAAAACCTGTATCTTGTCCTTTCGTCAAACCAGATCCGTTTGTGTTCCTTTTTTTCCACTCAATGTCCCTGCTCTTTATTTTCCGTTATCCGGaagtatattattttaaatacgtttttttttaatcttctcGCTTTTCTCAACACTGGACCTAAATGTGAACACACCACCGAAATCTCATAACAccataaacacagcagctgcagcaACAGCTTCTAATCCGTAATACACTGTTTAAATCTGTTATTACAGGAAGACAATCACAAGCCGCCATCACATCATTCTGCTGTTTTCATCTAATTGGCCAGGTTCGTCATTTTAACAGTATACAGTTTGGTCGGTAGGGGGAGCCGTGCCCTCACTGCTCAACCTCCAGTTCCACCTACGGGACACTGCCTCAGGAGTCAGTCAATCTTTGCCTTTCTGCTGAAACATCTGAATTAGGGTGTGCTTCATGCAAATGATATGGAAATAGGGCACTAATGTTGGTGCTTTGTTTTTAGGGAGTCATAATTATGCAAAAACAATAGTTTCATTGATCGAATGATGAGCTGTTCCGGTCAAATCTGTTTTACTTTATCCTGAAAAATAAGGGCCACTAAGAAAAGAAAACCAGTCCCCAGTTTCACAGGAATATAACATGTGCTCTTTAATCATAACATACATAATACTTAAAACCATACCATTCTGATAAAAACAAACTCAAAAGTGCTTGATgatataaaaggaaaaaaaaaacgagttCACATTTCAAAAGGGCACAAAAAGAACCTGGGGTATTTTAGACAACAAAAATATACTGTGTTTATATAAGTTTCTGTCTTCAGCCCCACTGTATTCAGCAGGTTTCTGACTTACACCGGACTCTTATTCTACACTGCTACGGCTAACGGAGATCTACGGTGGCTCGGAGAAGGAGGGGCTTTTCCGTCTGTCGCAGAAGACTAGTGTGGATTCAGGTGAATGTCTTTTAAGGCACCGTCACCAGGAAGCCTGCAGTGCTGCTGTGAGCCCACAGAGGGCGGCAGAACTCTCAGTTTGAGTGTAGTCTTCAAAAGACCGTTAGCTTTCGTATTTTAGCACAAGCTCTAAACAATCTTTCAGTAACGAGAAGGGT
This genomic interval from Hoplias malabaricus isolate fHopMal1 chromosome 15, fHopMal1.hap1, whole genome shotgun sequence contains the following:
- the crb2a gene encoding protein crumbs homolog 2a isoform X3; translation: MDDYVCLCARDGVRYMGKDCEELYDPCVFLECEGCVSELGSDAYTCQTEVDECASGPCVGVRSECMKESDGYTCLCPDGFGGDDCTARVTDCVDQPCLNNATCRRQLHGFHCDCAPGFRGEHCEEDIDECVSHPCQNGAICMDAVNEYHCFCVPGYQGYNCEIDINECASHPCENNGTCINGKDRYVCECLLGYTGMNCEVEVDECESDPCENGATCNDLVGLYTCDCVRGFTGINCEVNIDECESAPCQNGGTCHDLVDSFECDCGDSGFMGDVCEEDIPECGSDPCQHGATCVEGTNEYTCTCWPGFEGLNCEVDIDDCAGAPCENGGECFQKSDPSNWDMDWTFSYSTAAGYTCQCQPGYTGENCSTNIDECVSEPCQNGGRCEDLVNGYKCLCADGFTGVECEVDINECESAPCQNSGVCEDLVAEYKCHCPEAAAGLKVWGGQQCAVELLGCLGHQCQNGATCQPWLEGEEHRHTCLCAPGFYDDVCSTPTTFSFPKPGFFLLEVPVEERKKRSVETERPLQVCLRFRTTLPDRLLFFRGSVDHFLSLELVGGALRAWAESTEGGVSLQVASSGLVNDGNWYEVCVSLAVEPVERAELVLEVKGPGCGKDGCRVEQSTDHAPFLQHNQLTQVYVGGAPDTYLSLTQSRLGFVGCMEDLLVDGRTILPQGAKGEELELGCSKREWCQEEPHPCSHHGDCIDLWTTYQCSCHRPYHGKGCSQEFSSWTYGHESSSSFSSFDLQAGHDENFNISFFLRSRKTDGVLLQLWEAGLSRAEGEEPYLTVYLQMGRVQVSAGGQSLSSPVFVCDGNKQLLQVELQQGDVVFSQAGFRYPLGSLTSVTPREGDSVYLGGLPDEGLASRWGGQYKGCLQDVRLDNVRLDVDAWNSTNNDTVYVPSNAENVLPGCISDDMCKVEPCMNGGECSVTWNDYSCSCPPSYTGKSCETRVWCVSDPCVNGGRCVDLPDGYECVANATFDNSPLHFTAKGSLTIAVTNVTVEVRTRQENGVLLRAWKGAEFLLIGLLDGVVRAEFHSEDRPEPLAFSGSQLIADGLWHRLDIAMEHPEQEASPWVISVDGVTDGSSAPEHAGSLQFLSDVTSEVALAESYTGCLGVVRVGGAYLPYTDDVVAPQVMRFRRRRGERARLGCLGAPVCRSDPCQNGGTCEDVFHLFHCACPTGWEGLTCETNTDECASSPCLHGTCRDKLGGFECDCEPGYEGATCAQDKDECKDSPCKNRATCVDGVNKYSCVCARGYSGKNCQWNFPPQKCENLKCENGGVCRDASWGAECVCTPGFTGYRCETEINECISSPCLNGGTCLDRLSFFQCVCAAGFSGPYCETNKEAQRERMPWLVVAIPLACGCVLLAVIGLIFMLMTARRKRQSEGAYSPSQQEVAGARLEMDSMLKVPPEERLI
- the crb2a gene encoding protein crumbs homolog 2a isoform X1; translated protein: MEFGKIVLLTSMMFKCGIFCSESSEKCLSFPCQNGATCVDSMDDYVCLCARDGVRYMGKDCEELYDPCVFLECEGCVSELGSDAYTCQTEVDECASGPCVGVRSECMKESDGYTCLCPDGFGGDDCTARVTDCVDQPCLNNATCRRQLHGFHCDCAPGFRGEHCEEDIDECVSHPCQNGAICMDAVNEYHCFCVPGYQGYNCEIDINECASHPCENNGTCINGKDRYVCECLLGYTGMNCEVEVDECESDPCENGATCNDLVGLYTCDCVRGFTGINCEVNIDECESAPCQNGGTCHDLVDSFECDCGDSGFMGDVCEEDIPECGSDPCQHGATCVEGTNEYTCTCWPGFEGLNCEVDIDDCAGAPCENGGECFQKSDPSNWDMDWTFSYSTAAGYTCQCQPGYTGENCSTNIDECVSEPCQNGGRCEDLVNGYKCLCADGFTGVECEVDINECESAPCQNSGVCEDLVAEYKCHCPEAAAGLKVWGGQQCAVELLGCLGHQCQNGATCQPWLEGEEHRHTCLCAPGFYDDVCSTPTTFSFPKPGFFLLEVPVEERKKRSVETERPLQVCLRFRTTLPDRLLFFRGSVDHFLSLELVGGALRAWAESTEGGVSLQVASSGLVNDGNWYEVCVSLAVEPVERAELVLEVKGPGCGKDGCRVEQSTDHAPFLQHNQLTQVYVGGAPDTYLSLTQSRLGFVGCMEDLLVDGRTILPQGAKGEELELGCSKREWCQEEPHPCSHHGDCIDLWTTYQCSCHRPYHGKGCSQEFSSWTYGHESSSSFSSFDLQAGHDENFNISFFLRSRKTDGVLLQLWEAGLSRAEGEEPYLTVYLQMGRVQVSAGGQSLSSPVFVCDGNKQLLQVELQQGDVVFSQAGFRYPLGSLTSVTPREGDSVYLGGLPDEGLASRWGGQYKGCLQDVRLDNVRLDVDAWNSTNNDTVYVPSNAENVLPGCISDDMCKVEPCMNGGECSVTWNDYSCSCPPSYTGKSCETRVWCVSDPCVNGGRCVDLPDGYECVANATFDNSPLHFTAKGSLTIAVTNVTVEVRTRQENGVLLRAWKGAEFLLIGLLDGVVRAEFHSEDRPEPLAFSGSQLIADGLWHRLDIAMEHPEQEASPWVISVDGVTDGSSAPEHAGSLQFLSDVTSEVALAESYTGCLGVVRVGGAYLPYTDDVVAPQVMRFRRRRGERARLGCLGAPVCRSDPCQNGGTCEDVFHLFHCACPTGWEGLTCETNTDECASSPCLHGTCRDKLGGFECDCEPGYEGATCAQDKDECKDSPCKNRATCVDGVNKYSCVCARGYSGKNCQWNFPPQKCENLKCENGGVCRDASWGAECVCTPGFTGYRCETEINECISSPCLNGGTCLDRLSFFQCVCAAGFSGPYCETNKEAQRERMPWLVVAIPLACGCVLLAVIGLIFMLMTARRKRQSEGAYSPSQQEVAGARLEMDSMLKVPPEERLI
- the crb2a gene encoding protein crumbs homolog 2a isoform X2, encoding MTYQVIEGPSRFVGIFCSESSEKCLSFPCQNGATCVDSMDDYVCLCARDGVRYMGKDCEELYDPCVFLECEGCVSELGSDAYTCQTEVDECASGPCVGVRSECMKESDGYTCLCPDGFGGDDCTARVTDCVDQPCLNNATCRRQLHGFHCDCAPGFRGEHCEEDIDECVSHPCQNGAICMDAVNEYHCFCVPGYQGYNCEIDINECASHPCENNGTCINGKDRYVCECLLGYTGMNCEVEVDECESDPCENGATCNDLVGLYTCDCVRGFTGINCEVNIDECESAPCQNGGTCHDLVDSFECDCGDSGFMGDVCEEDIPECGSDPCQHGATCVEGTNEYTCTCWPGFEGLNCEVDIDDCAGAPCENGGECFQKSDPSNWDMDWTFSYSTAAGYTCQCQPGYTGENCSTNIDECVSEPCQNGGRCEDLVNGYKCLCADGFTGVECEVDINECESAPCQNSGVCEDLVAEYKCHCPEAAAGLKVWGGQQCAVELLGCLGHQCQNGATCQPWLEGEEHRHTCLCAPGFYDDVCSTPTTFSFPKPGFFLLEVPVEERKKRSVETERPLQVCLRFRTTLPDRLLFFRGSVDHFLSLELVGGALRAWAESTEGGVSLQVASSGLVNDGNWYEVCVSLAVEPVERAELVLEVKGPGCGKDGCRVEQSTDHAPFLQHNQLTQVYVGGAPDTYLSLTQSRLGFVGCMEDLLVDGRTILPQGAKGEELELGCSKREWCQEEPHPCSHHGDCIDLWTTYQCSCHRPYHGKGCSQEFSSWTYGHESSSSFSSFDLQAGHDENFNISFFLRSRKTDGVLLQLWEAGLSRAEGEEPYLTVYLQMGRVQVSAGGQSLSSPVFVCDGNKQLLQVELQQGDVVFSQAGFRYPLGSLTSVTPREGDSVYLGGLPDEGLASRWGGQYKGCLQDVRLDNVRLDVDAWNSTNNDTVYVPSNAENVLPGCISDDMCKVEPCMNGGECSVTWNDYSCSCPPSYTGKSCETRVWCVSDPCVNGGRCVDLPDGYECVANATFDNSPLHFTAKGSLTIAVTNVTVEVRTRQENGVLLRAWKGAEFLLIGLLDGVVRAEFHSEDRPEPLAFSGSQLIADGLWHRLDIAMEHPEQEASPWVISVDGVTDGSSAPEHAGSLQFLSDVTSEVALAESYTGCLGVVRVGGAYLPYTDDVVAPQVMRFRRRRGERARLGCLGAPVCRSDPCQNGGTCEDVFHLFHCACPTGWEGLTCETNTDECASSPCLHGTCRDKLGGFECDCEPGYEGATCAQDKDECKDSPCKNRATCVDGVNKYSCVCARGYSGKNCQWNFPPQKCENLKCENGGVCRDASWGAECVCTPGFTGYRCETEINECISSPCLNGGTCLDRLSFFQCVCAAGFSGPYCETNKEAQRERMPWLVVAIPLACGCVLLAVIGLIFMLMTARRKRQSEGAYSPSQQEVAGARLEMDSMLKVPPEERLI